In Tessaracoccus flavus, the following are encoded in one genomic region:
- the manB gene encoding hypothetical protein (converts mannose-6-phosphate to mannose-1-phosphate; the resulting product is then converted to GDP-mannose by ManC which is then used in the synthesis of mannose-containing glycoconjugates that are important for mediating entry into host cells) yields MLDPKIFKANDIRGIVVGPDAQWDAHGARQLGAAYAQLLTPEEFVLGRDMRVLGEELAEAFADGARRAGASVVDIGLSSTDQLWFASGWLGIPGVQLTASHNPAEYNGIKFCLADARPVPADFLTRLRHAASEVQVGGDVTGGYRELDALGPYADKLTELVPRRGGRELIVVVDAGNGMAGHTAQRALSGRSVEIVGLYLELDGSFPNHPANPLEPENLEDAQRAVIEHRADLGLVFDGDADRCFIIDERGQVVDPSVITAMIAVAELDKYPGSTIVTNTITSWSVAQAVAERGGEIASSKVGHTYVKALMAETGAVFGGEHSAHYYFRDFWSADTGMLAALHVIEMVREASVPLSELAAVYDGYVRSGELNSTVDDATAVMESVADVFSGRGEVDWVDGLTVRNLDEQWWLNVRPSNTEPLLRLNVEARDVVTMERLRDEVLDLVRQG; encoded by the coding sequence GTGCTCGATCCGAAGATCTTCAAGGCCAACGACATCAGGGGCATCGTCGTCGGACCTGACGCGCAGTGGGATGCCCACGGCGCACGGCAGCTCGGAGCCGCCTACGCCCAATTGCTGACACCTGAGGAGTTCGTCCTGGGGCGCGACATGCGGGTCTTGGGGGAGGAGCTGGCCGAGGCGTTCGCCGACGGCGCCCGCCGTGCCGGCGCGTCGGTCGTCGACATCGGGCTGAGTTCGACCGATCAGCTGTGGTTCGCCTCCGGCTGGCTCGGGATCCCCGGGGTGCAACTGACCGCGAGCCACAACCCGGCCGAGTACAACGGCATCAAGTTCTGCCTCGCGGACGCGCGGCCCGTCCCCGCGGACTTCCTCACGCGCCTGCGGCACGCGGCTTCTGAGGTGCAGGTGGGCGGCGACGTGACCGGAGGCTACCGGGAGCTTGATGCGTTGGGCCCCTACGCCGACAAGCTGACCGAGCTCGTCCCGCGTCGCGGAGGCCGGGAGCTCATCGTCGTCGTCGACGCCGGCAACGGGATGGCGGGCCACACCGCACAGCGGGCGTTGTCGGGGAGGTCGGTCGAGATCGTCGGCCTCTACCTCGAGCTCGACGGCTCGTTCCCGAACCACCCTGCCAACCCGCTCGAGCCGGAGAACCTCGAGGATGCCCAGCGCGCGGTGATCGAGCACCGGGCCGATCTTGGGCTGGTCTTCGACGGCGACGCCGACCGCTGCTTCATCATCGACGAGCGCGGCCAGGTGGTCGACCCCTCGGTCATCACCGCGATGATCGCCGTGGCGGAGCTGGACAAGTATCCGGGCTCAACGATCGTGACCAACACCATCACCTCCTGGAGCGTTGCGCAGGCCGTGGCGGAGCGAGGGGGTGAGATCGCCAGCTCGAAGGTCGGCCACACCTACGTCAAGGCGCTCATGGCCGAGACCGGTGCCGTCTTCGGCGGTGAGCATTCGGCCCACTACTACTTCCGCGACTTCTGGTCGGCCGACACCGGCATGCTGGCCGCCCTCCACGTCATCGAGATGGTGCGGGAGGCGTCGGTTCCGCTCTCGGAGCTCGCCGCTGTCTACGACGGCTACGTCCGGTCGGGTGAACTGAACTCCACCGTCGACGACGCGACGGCGGTGATGGAGTCTGTGGCGGACGTCTTCTCCGGTCGCGGCGAGGTGGACTGGGTCGATGGCCTGACCGTCCGCAACCTCGATGAGCAGTGGTGGCTCAACGTGCGGCCGAGCAATACCGAACCCCTCCTGCGGCTCAACGTCGAGGCGCGCGACGTCGTGACGATGGAGCGGCTGCGTGATGAGGTTCTCGACCTCGTGCGGCAGGGCTAG
- a CDS encoding RDD family protein: protein MSNSPQQPPPGWYPDPAGADAERYWDGVAWSQSTRDRPRYAPPTPTPSAGGYGAEQRDYSYAQAPAGYGAGAPDPRLAGFGARMLGFILDSILIWILMSIIGRVTGLWARVTAEMELWMREVLIATESPGGALPGFSPGLTSALQILTIVSLALWFVYRFVLYLTMSATVGQLALGLRVVKVDKPVGTKLTAVESLIRALSSALLWGFSLTAFINPLFALFTKQKQTLSDLIAKTRVVKIR from the coding sequence ATGTCGAACTCGCCGCAGCAGCCGCCCCCCGGGTGGTACCCCGACCCCGCCGGAGCAGACGCTGAGCGCTACTGGGATGGGGTCGCCTGGTCGCAGTCCACGAGAGACCGACCCAGGTACGCGCCCCCCACCCCGACGCCGAGTGCCGGGGGGTACGGTGCGGAGCAGCGCGACTACAGCTACGCGCAGGCGCCCGCCGGCTACGGCGCGGGTGCGCCGGATCCTCGCCTGGCCGGCTTCGGAGCCCGCATGCTCGGCTTCATCCTCGACAGCATTCTCATCTGGATCCTCATGTCCATCATCGGTCGGGTGACAGGACTCTGGGCCCGCGTGACCGCCGAGATGGAACTGTGGATGAGGGAGGTCCTCATCGCCACCGAGAGCCCCGGTGGTGCGTTGCCTGGATTCAGCCCCGGACTCACCTCGGCTTTGCAGATCCTGACGATCGTCAGCCTCGCGCTCTGGTTCGTCTACCGCTTCGTCCTCTACCTGACGATGAGCGCGACGGTGGGTCAGCTCGCCCTCGGGCTGCGCGTGGTCAAGGTGGACAAGCCCGTCGGCACGAAGCTCACGGCGGTCGAGTCCCTCATCCGGGCTCTGTCCAGCGCTCTGTTGTGGGGATTTTCGCTCACCGCGTTCATCAACCCGCTCTTCGCTCTGTTCACCAAGCAGAAGCAGACCCTTAGCGATCTGATCGCTAAGACACGCGTCGTCAAAATCCGTTAA
- a CDS encoding SIS domain-containing protein, with amino-acid sequence MRIFDDARLEDAGLETHQGLRHLAQTGARIRRAALTEPLGHLEQADRPRGILALGSEARLVRAVLEATCPVPFMAWPGPGLPAWVGPLDLTIVLGGYDTPEWVLQCAAEAARRGATLVVAAPDDSTLASVTASSSTTLVPSAEPDPMAAAVAVLAILGEIGLGPQVRPEHVADAADLVAEACAPGRDLSENPGKELALCLADCLPLIWGGTVLAARASRRIAEAIRRASGRPALAADAAELDTLLSSAHRRDPFADPFDGGDEDSPCLVLLDDDKLPDRLRGTARRLADRAESVGARITRISSGEADLGATDVERYVTLLQRGLYGAAYLEIGLTEP; translated from the coding sequence ATGCGAATCTTCGACGACGCCCGTCTCGAGGATGCGGGTCTGGAGACGCATCAGGGACTCAGGCACCTGGCCCAGACGGGAGCCCGGATCCGGCGCGCCGCGCTCACCGAGCCTCTCGGGCATCTCGAGCAGGCCGACCGCCCCCGCGGCATCCTCGCGCTCGGCTCAGAGGCACGCCTGGTGCGGGCCGTGCTCGAGGCCACCTGCCCCGTTCCGTTCATGGCGTGGCCGGGCCCGGGCCTGCCGGCCTGGGTGGGGCCGCTCGACCTCACGATCGTGCTCGGGGGCTACGACACTCCCGAATGGGTGCTGCAGTGCGCCGCGGAGGCGGCCCGGCGGGGCGCGACCCTGGTCGTCGCCGCCCCCGACGACTCGACCCTCGCGTCGGTCACGGCGTCGTCGTCGACGACCCTGGTGCCGAGCGCCGAACCCGACCCGATGGCGGCAGCGGTGGCCGTGCTGGCGATCCTCGGCGAGATCGGGTTGGGCCCGCAGGTCCGTCCGGAGCACGTCGCTGATGCGGCGGACCTCGTCGCCGAGGCCTGCGCACCGGGACGGGATCTGTCGGAGAACCCCGGCAAGGAACTGGCGTTGTGCCTGGCCGACTGCCTTCCCCTCATCTGGGGCGGCACCGTGCTCGCCGCACGTGCCTCCCGCAGGATTGCCGAGGCCATCCGTCGCGCCAGCGGTCGCCCGGCCCTTGCGGCGGATGCCGCCGAACTCGACACCCTGCTCAGCTCCGCCCACCGGCGAGACCCGTTCGCCGACCCGTTCGACGGCGGCGACGAGGACTCGCCGTGCCTCGTGCTGCTCGACGACGACAAGCTGCCGGACCGGCTGCGGGGCACCGCCCGCCGGCTGGCCGACCGAGCCGAGTCCGTCGGGGCCCGCATCACCCGCATTTCTTCGGGCGAGGCGGACCTGGGGGCCACCGACGTGGAGCGCTACGTCACCCTGCTGCAGCGCGGGCTCTACGGAGCCGCCTACCTGGAGATCGGCCTGACGGAGCCGTGA
- a CDS encoding DUF3499 domain-containing protein has translation MRPQYARFGYLRWVRSCTRTACGAPAIATLTYVYADSTAVLGPLAQSPEPGTYDLCARHAERTSAPQGWDVIRLPLDGHEPEPTAPSDDLMALAEAVRAIGLRHDEPAPEPVPAPPVEGRGGHLRLVSAE, from the coding sequence ATGCGGCCACAATACGCCCGATTCGGCTACCTTCGGTGGGTGCGTAGCTGTACCCGAACCGCCTGTGGCGCCCCCGCGATCGCGACGTTGACATACGTCTATGCGGACTCGACTGCGGTCCTGGGTCCGCTCGCGCAGAGCCCCGAGCCCGGCACCTACGACCTGTGCGCGAGGCACGCTGAACGTACCAGCGCCCCACAGGGCTGGGACGTGATCCGCCTCCCGCTGGACGGGCACGAACCGGAACCGACGGCCCCCTCCGACGACCTGATGGCCCTTGCCGAGGCTGTGCGGGCCATCGGGCTCCGCCACGACGAACCCGCCCCCGAGCCCGTTCCGGCGCCGCCTGTCGAGGGACGAGGCGGCCACCTTCGGCTCGTCTCGGCCGAGTGA
- a CDS encoding type II 3-dehydroquinate dehydratase — MRKVFVLNGPNLGRLGTRQTDVYGAVTYSDLAAHLVETGEGMGLDVEVRQTEHEGEMITWLHEAADAQAAVVLNAGAWTHYSYAIADAAALVPFYVEVHISNVHAREEFRRHSVLSANASGIIVGCGVGGYDLALAHVVASA; from the coding sequence ATGCGCAAGGTCTTCGTCCTCAACGGCCCCAACCTCGGTCGCCTCGGCACCCGGCAGACGGATGTCTACGGCGCGGTCACCTACAGCGACCTCGCAGCGCACCTTGTCGAGACGGGCGAGGGGATGGGGCTGGACGTCGAGGTCCGGCAGACCGAGCACGAGGGCGAGATGATCACGTGGCTGCACGAAGCCGCGGACGCCCAGGCCGCCGTCGTCCTCAACGCCGGCGCCTGGACGCACTACTCCTACGCGATCGCCGACGCCGCGGCGCTCGTGCCCTTCTACGTCGAGGTCCACATCTCCAACGTCCACGCGCGGGAGGAGTTCCGCCGCCACAGCGTGTTGTCGGCCAACGCCAGCGGCATCATCGTCGGCTGTGGTGTGGGCGGATACGACCTGGCGCTCGCGCACGTGGTGGCCAGCGCCTGA
- a CDS encoding MFS transporter, whose protein sequence is MEAGRRVLIAGIMLSVFAIAFQTIGIATALPTIMGYFETPHLYPWAFTTFVSGMLVATIAAGRVADLKGPAGPMYAGFGLFVAGLVVGSLAPNVWVLLVARLIQGLGAGALNLTLSVTVAHGFDGRSRPKVMALISFCWLLPAFIGPPVAAALTRIDWRLVFALMLPLVFVSVAITRPGLRRVQADFEPDTDEVPRIAAWPTAAVAMAPSLILLAGQKLGWVSVASGVAGVALLVWGVPRILAPRTRGLGPGIPSVVLTRALQAGSFFAAETILLVTLQDLRGLTPFDVGLALTVGSVGWTLGSWLQSQGWVRLTRDAFITLGAIASSTGIAVIVVFAWVPSIHLFVGLLGWVISGLGMGLTMPSSAVAVMALSTQFEQGRHQSSMQVAESIGNAVITAVAGGLYTALLAAEPQKLSYTTALSATLVLSLAAVVLSRRIGRIANELHA, encoded by the coding sequence ATGGAGGCGGGGCGACGGGTGCTGATCGCAGGCATCATGCTGTCGGTCTTCGCGATCGCGTTTCAGACCATCGGGATCGCGACGGCCCTGCCGACGATCATGGGGTATTTCGAGACCCCGCATCTCTATCCGTGGGCGTTCACGACGTTCGTGTCCGGGATGCTCGTGGCGACGATCGCCGCCGGCAGGGTCGCCGACCTCAAGGGTCCCGCCGGGCCGATGTACGCCGGTTTCGGGCTCTTCGTCGCCGGACTGGTGGTCGGGTCCCTCGCTCCCAACGTGTGGGTGCTGCTGGTGGCCAGGCTCATCCAGGGCCTCGGCGCAGGCGCGCTCAACCTGACCCTCTCGGTGACAGTGGCGCACGGGTTCGACGGCAGGTCGCGGCCCAAGGTGATGGCGCTCATCTCGTTCTGCTGGCTCCTGCCGGCGTTCATCGGCCCGCCGGTCGCCGCGGCCCTGACCCGGATCGACTGGCGGCTGGTCTTCGCGCTCATGCTGCCGCTCGTGTTCGTCTCGGTGGCCATCACCCGGCCCGGGTTGCGGCGGGTCCAGGCGGACTTCGAACCTGACACCGACGAGGTGCCTCGGATCGCCGCCTGGCCGACGGCCGCGGTCGCGATGGCGCCGTCGCTCATCCTGTTGGCGGGCCAGAAGCTCGGCTGGGTGAGCGTCGCGTCGGGGGTCGCCGGCGTGGCCCTATTGGTCTGGGGGGTGCCCCGTATCCTCGCCCCCCGCACCCGAGGGCTTGGGCCCGGCATCCCCAGCGTGGTCCTGACCCGCGCTCTGCAGGCCGGCTCGTTCTTCGCGGCCGAGACCATCCTGCTCGTGACGCTCCAGGACCTGCGCGGACTCACCCCGTTCGACGTCGGCCTTGCGCTGACCGTCGGCAGCGTCGGCTGGACGCTGGGCTCGTGGCTGCAGTCGCAGGGGTGGGTGCGGCTGACCAGGGATGCGTTCATCACGCTGGGCGCGATCGCCTCGTCCACCGGCATCGCCGTCATCGTCGTCTTCGCGTGGGTGCCGTCGATCCATCTGTTCGTGGGGCTTCTGGGCTGGGTCATCAGCGGCCTCGGCATGGGCCTGACCATGCCCAGCTCTGCGGTGGCGGTCATGGCGCTGTCGACCCAGTTCGAGCAGGGGCGCCACCAGTCCTCGATGCAGGTGGCCGAATCGATTGGCAATGCGGTCATCACGGCAGTCGCTGGCGGTCTCTATACGGCTCTCCTCGCGGCGGAGCCTCAGAAGCTGAGCTACACGACCGCGCTGTCCGCGACACTGGTGCTCTCGCTCGCCGCGGTGGTCCTGAGCCGCCGGATCGGCCGGATAGCGAACGAACTCCACGCCTGA
- the malQ gene encoding 4-alpha-glucanotransferase gives MTDVYPALAQLADRFGIAQEFWDWKGRHVPIPAETIVAVLGAFDVDASSPEAAEAALHRLDEDRWRTPVPACTVVEEGEGVHVNVHVPAGTHVHVWVRLESGEGRHGWQVENWEADRWLDDRAIGEATFWLGDDFPTGYHRIVVEAADGVHEGALIVTPRFVGFPAGMRGHRVWGYGTQLYSVTSEQSWGIGDLADLADLLTWSGTRQFAGYALINPLHAAEPVPPMEPSPYLPASRRFINPIYIRPEAVPEYATLGRIERQQIKALRKAAQKAAAESGIIDRNAVWPLKIEALRIVHRAGLRPGRQIALDDFRAREGEGLRKFALWSTLCTVYGQRWPMWPEELRRPDSPAVAEFAAEHAEEIDFYEWLQWTAQTQVSAAQTAADEVGMPVGIVTDLAVGVHRWSAETWMMPDVFAEGMSVGAPPDQYNQAGQNWGQPPWRPDRLHELAYEPFRQMVSAALRRVGGARVDHIIGMFRLWWVPEGLGPKHGTYVRNNHEAMIGILALEAQRAQALIVGEDLGTVEPWVRDYLARRGILGTSVLWFESDHHGQPLDAQWWREYCMASVTTHDLPPTLGYLAGDHVRLREDLGLLTEPLDVELEHARREQSDWLGKLVWEGLLADEHRSDPTEVMLALHRFLLRTPSKVLLASLTDAVGERQTQNQPGTIDEYPNWRVPLRDLSGERISLEDIFEAELPRRLAAVMNGLDEQPASRWS, from the coding sequence GTGACAGACGTTTACCCCGCCCTCGCCCAGTTGGCCGACCGGTTCGGCATCGCCCAGGAGTTCTGGGACTGGAAGGGGCGCCACGTGCCCATTCCCGCCGAGACGATCGTCGCCGTGCTCGGCGCGTTCGACGTCGACGCGAGCTCGCCCGAGGCCGCCGAGGCGGCGCTCCACCGCCTCGACGAGGACCGATGGCGCACCCCCGTCCCGGCCTGCACCGTCGTGGAGGAGGGCGAGGGTGTCCACGTCAACGTCCACGTCCCCGCGGGCACGCACGTTCACGTCTGGGTGCGGCTCGAGTCCGGCGAGGGACGGCACGGATGGCAGGTCGAGAACTGGGAGGCTGACCGCTGGCTCGACGACCGGGCCATCGGCGAGGCCACTTTCTGGCTCGGAGACGACTTCCCGACCGGCTACCACCGGATCGTGGTGGAGGCCGCCGACGGGGTCCACGAAGGGGCCCTCATCGTCACGCCCCGCTTCGTTGGGTTCCCGGCCGGGATGCGCGGCCACAGGGTCTGGGGCTACGGCACCCAGCTCTACTCCGTGACCTCGGAGCAGTCCTGGGGGATCGGAGACCTCGCGGACCTGGCCGACCTCCTGACGTGGTCCGGGACGCGCCAGTTCGCCGGCTATGCACTGATCAACCCGCTGCACGCGGCCGAGCCGGTACCGCCGATGGAGCCGTCGCCGTACCTGCCCGCGAGCAGACGCTTCATCAACCCCATCTACATCCGCCCCGAGGCGGTGCCGGAGTATGCGACGCTGGGCCGGATCGAGCGCCAGCAGATCAAGGCCCTGCGCAAGGCGGCCCAGAAGGCGGCGGCGGAGTCGGGGATCATCGACCGGAACGCGGTGTGGCCCCTGAAGATCGAGGCGCTCCGCATCGTCCACAGAGCAGGCCTGCGTCCCGGGCGTCAGATCGCCTTGGACGATTTCCGGGCCCGCGAGGGAGAGGGCCTGCGCAAGTTCGCGCTCTGGAGCACGCTGTGCACCGTCTACGGGCAGCGGTGGCCGATGTGGCCGGAGGAGCTGCGCCGCCCCGACAGCCCCGCGGTGGCGGAGTTCGCCGCCGAGCACGCGGAGGAGATCGACTTCTACGAGTGGCTGCAGTGGACAGCACAGACCCAGGTGTCGGCGGCCCAGACGGCGGCCGACGAGGTGGGCATGCCGGTGGGCATCGTCACCGACCTCGCGGTCGGTGTGCACCGCTGGAGCGCGGAGACGTGGATGATGCCCGACGTGTTCGCCGAGGGCATGAGCGTCGGGGCCCCGCCGGACCAGTACAACCAGGCGGGCCAGAACTGGGGACAGCCCCCGTGGCGCCCCGACCGGCTCCACGAGCTGGCGTACGAACCATTCCGTCAGATGGTCTCGGCAGCGCTCCGGCGCGTCGGCGGCGCGCGGGTCGACCACATCATCGGCATGTTCCGCCTCTGGTGGGTGCCCGAGGGCCTCGGGCCGAAGCACGGCACCTACGTGCGCAACAACCACGAGGCGATGATCGGCATCCTCGCGCTGGAGGCGCAGCGCGCCCAGGCCCTCATCGTCGGTGAGGACCTCGGCACCGTGGAGCCCTGGGTGCGCGACTATCTCGCGCGCCGCGGGATCCTCGGCACCTCAGTGTTGTGGTTCGAGAGCGACCACCACGGGCAGCCGCTCGACGCCCAGTGGTGGCGCGAATACTGCATGGCCTCGGTGACCACGCACGATCTACCGCCGACCCTGGGATACCTCGCCGGTGACCACGTCCGGCTCCGCGAGGACCTGGGACTGCTCACCGAACCCCTCGACGTCGAGCTGGAGCACGCCCGTCGGGAGCAGAGCGATTGGCTGGGCAAGCTGGTGTGGGAGGGCCTGTTGGCTGACGAGCACCGAAGCGACCCCACCGAGGTCATGCTGGCGCTCCACCGGTTCCTGCTGCGCACCCCGTCGAAGGTGCTGCTGGCCTCGCTGACCGACGCGGTCGGCGAGCGGCAGACGCAGAACCAGCCGGGCACCATCGACGAGTACCCCAACTGGCGGGTGCCGCTCCGGGACCTCTCCGGCGAGCGCATCAGCCTGGAGGACATCTTCGAGGCGGAGTTGCCCAGGCGGCTGGCCGCAGTGATGAACGGGTTGGACGAGCAGCCCGCGTCGCGCTGGAGCTGA
- a CDS encoding DUF3039 domain-containing protein: protein MSELAPGSQTVVDERTELFEDGDQDRFSHYVPKDKLTAALVNGTPVVALCGKVWVPSKNPEKYPVCPECKEIWQSLNPGE from the coding sequence ATGAGCGAACTGGCCCCCGGATCACAGACCGTCGTCGACGAACGCACCGAGCTGTTCGAGGACGGCGACCAAGACCGCTTCTCGCACTACGTCCCCAAGGACAAGCTGACCGCGGCCCTCGTCAACGGGACCCCCGTCGTCGCCCTCTGCGGCAAGGTCTGGGTGCCGTCCAAGAACCCCGAGAAGTACCCGGTCTGCCCGGAGTGCAAGGAGATCTGGCAGTCCCTTAACCCCGGCGAGTGA
- the ahcY gene encoding adenosylhomocysteinase, with the protein MDYRVADITLTDFGRREITLAEHEMPGLMAMRERFGDSQPLKGARIAGSLHMTVQTAVLIETLVALGAEVRWASCNIFSTQDHAAAAIAAAGIPVFAWKGETLEEYWWCTRQILDWPDGGQPNMILDDGGDATLLVHQGVAAQRAGEVPADTDDDSHEFRVVKQTLRDAHGVVDWEALAAAVRGVTEETTTGVHRLYEMERDQTLLFPAINVNDSVTKSKFDNKYGCRHSLIDGINRATDVLIGGKVAVVCGYGDVGKGCAESLRGQGARVIVTEVDPICALQAAMDGYQVAALDSVVESADIFVTATGCRDVITADQMARMKHQAIVGNIGHFDNEIDMAGLERRADVDKVEVKPQVHEWRFADGHSVLVLSEGRLLNLGNATGHPSFVMSNSFTNQVLAQIELFTKPDEYPVGVYVLPKHLDEEVARLHLAALGVELTTLTQEQAAYLGVPVEGPFKPDSYRY; encoded by the coding sequence GTGGATTACCGCGTAGCTGACATCACCCTGACCGACTTCGGGCGCAGAGAAATCACCCTCGCCGAGCACGAGATGCCCGGCCTCATGGCCATGCGGGAGCGCTTCGGCGATTCGCAGCCGTTGAAGGGGGCGCGCATCGCGGGGTCCCTCCACATGACGGTCCAGACGGCGGTGCTGATCGAGACGCTCGTGGCGCTCGGGGCAGAGGTCCGCTGGGCGTCGTGCAACATCTTCTCGACCCAGGACCACGCCGCGGCCGCCATCGCCGCGGCCGGTATCCCTGTCTTCGCGTGGAAGGGCGAGACGCTGGAGGAGTACTGGTGGTGCACCCGCCAGATCCTGGACTGGCCCGACGGCGGGCAGCCCAACATGATCCTCGACGACGGCGGCGACGCGACGCTGCTGGTCCACCAGGGGGTGGCGGCCCAGCGTGCGGGCGAGGTGCCCGCCGACACCGACGACGATTCCCACGAGTTCCGCGTAGTCAAGCAGACCCTGCGCGATGCCCATGGCGTCGTGGACTGGGAGGCGCTCGCGGCCGCGGTCCGCGGCGTGACCGAGGAGACCACCACCGGTGTCCACCGTCTCTACGAGATGGAGCGGGACCAGACGCTGCTCTTCCCGGCGATCAACGTCAACGACTCGGTGACGAAGTCGAAGTTCGACAACAAGTACGGCTGCCGCCACTCGCTCATCGACGGAATCAACCGCGCCACCGACGTGCTGATCGGCGGCAAGGTTGCCGTGGTGTGCGGCTACGGCGACGTCGGCAAGGGCTGCGCGGAGTCGCTCCGCGGCCAGGGTGCGCGCGTCATCGTCACCGAGGTGGACCCGATCTGCGCGCTTCAGGCGGCCATGGACGGCTACCAGGTGGCGGCGCTCGACAGCGTCGTGGAGAGCGCGGACATCTTCGTGACCGCCACAGGGTGCCGCGATGTGATCACCGCCGACCAGATGGCCCGGATGAAGCACCAGGCCATCGTCGGCAACATCGGCCACTTCGACAACGAGATCGACATGGCGGGGCTCGAGCGGCGCGCCGATGTCGACAAGGTCGAGGTCAAGCCGCAGGTGCACGAGTGGCGCTTCGCCGACGGTCACTCGGTGCTGGTGCTGAGCGAGGGCAGGCTGCTGAACCTCGGCAACGCGACCGGTCACCCCTCCTTCGTCATGAGCAACTCCTTCACCAACCAGGTGCTGGCGCAGATCGAGCTGTTCACGAAGCCCGACGAGTACCCCGTCGGCGTCTACGTGCTGCCGAAGCACCTCGACGAGGAGGTCGCGCGGCTCCACCTCGCGGCCCTCGGCGTCGAGCTGACGACGCTCACGCAGGAGCAGGCGGCCTATCTCGGTGTGCCGGTCGAGGGACCGTTCAAGCCGGACAGCTACCGCTACTAA
- a CDS encoding Trm112 family protein, whose product MDDTMQLTPEFLAIAACPACHAKFAVDYDAKELVCTNEACGLAYPVRDNIPVLLIDQARSTQ is encoded by the coding sequence ATGGACGACACGATGCAGCTGACCCCCGAGTTCCTCGCGATCGCGGCGTGCCCCGCGTGCCACGCGAAGTTCGCCGTCGACTACGACGCGAAGGAACTGGTCTGCACCAACGAAGCTTGCGGACTGGCCTACCCGGTCCGGGACAACATCCCGGTGCTCCTCATCGACCAGGCGCGATCTACCCAGTGA